A part of Senegalia massiliensis genomic DNA contains:
- a CDS encoding biotin--[acetyl-CoA-carboxylase] ligase gives MKEKIVKILKQNKNKYISGEIISDELNVTRTSIWKYISVLRKEGYVIDSASRKGYKLISYPDVLDIEVLERKLSTNHIGKTIYYYDTVDSTNIKAKNIALDENNGAVIISEEQTKGRGRLGRDWISPKYKGVWMSIILKPNIPPEDAPKITQIAAAAVSKSFDDLGIKNKIKWPNDIVINKKKVCGILTEMSGEIGRLKYIVIGIGINANLDEKDLTDDIKEMATSIKIENGSIVNRENLIIDILEKFEYLYEDFLKTKSLNKTLDICSEKSALLGKMVYLVKGEERFKVRAIDLDSEGRLIVEDKLGNKETIISGEISIRGLENYV, from the coding sequence ATGAAAGAAAAAATAGTAAAAATATTAAAACAAAATAAAAACAAATATATTTCTGGTGAAATTATTAGTGATGAGTTAAATGTTACTAGAACATCAATTTGGAAGTATATATCTGTATTAAGAAAAGAAGGATATGTTATAGATTCTGCATCTAGGAAAGGATATAAATTGATATCTTACCCAGATGTATTAGATATTGAAGTATTAGAAAGAAAACTTTCAACAAATCATATTGGTAAAACTATTTATTATTATGATACAGTAGATTCTACAAATATAAAGGCTAAGAATATAGCTTTAGATGAAAATAATGGAGCTGTTATAATATCAGAAGAGCAAACTAAAGGTAGAGGTAGACTTGGAAGAGATTGGATATCACCTAAATATAAAGGAGTGTGGATGTCTATAATATTAAAACCTAATATCCCACCTGAAGATGCACCAAAGATTACTCAAATAGCAGCAGCTGCAGTTTCTAAGTCATTTGATGATCTAGGGATAAAAAATAAAATCAAATGGCCTAATGATATAGTTATTAATAAAAAGAAAGTATGTGGAATATTAACTGAAATGAGTGGAGAAATTGGAAGATTGAAATATATCGTCATAGGAATAGGGATTAATGCTAATTTAGATGAAAAAGATTTGACTGATGATATAAAGGAGATGGCTACTTCAATTAAGATTGAAAATGGATCAATTGTTAATAGAGAAAATTTAATTATAGATATATTAGAAAAATTTGAATATTTATATGAAGATTTTTTAAAAACTAAATCATTAAATAAAACTCTTGATATATGTTCTGAAAAATCAGCCTTATTAGGCAAAATGGTATATTTAGTAAAAGGAGAAGAAAGGTTTAAGGTAAGAGCTATAGATTTAGATTCAGAAGGTAGGCTTATAGTAGAAGATAAATTAGGAAATAAAGAAACTATAATTTCTGGTGAAATTTCTATCAGAGGATTAGAGAATTATGTATAA